In Colletotrichum higginsianum IMI 349063 chromosome 3, whole genome shotgun sequence, a genomic segment contains:
- a CDS encoding RNA polymerase ii mediator complex component, giving the protein MQDMSLQGTEMESMDEVLFAPPTTSSAASLTNTTSAPSLSSSAAAANQADTEAGSHTSSQAEGLNWFLQSPSWTIVFQRSPPNSVPPAAVFTNFVRGLQSWLVRFLHRGHNPFIHRQLYSETTLPQCMQDAYAAVAIVQTVTPDNEHVVDAVSNSFVLNLLAAHSTADPSAFMPLLSTKQHLARTQALLIHLLLSLFSPSISRRAKAESLIDTARLWARQLWESAALDATSSPVFPNALSVSCDTALENDDVVSSLYRAFILSESIHRTFLLTSIVTGVYTSLKTTWTHGCAGDVCITMRGDLWEAPSAARWEAIARKDDPLYLYSLKGQTFLSRGIRAAEVDEYARLLFTVLWGLEKVEHWVVSTGDAVSVIY; this is encoded by the coding sequence ATGCAGGACATGTCGCTCCAGGGGACGGAGATGGAGTCCATGGACGAGGTCCTCTTTGCTCCGCCGACCACGTCGAGCGCGGCTAGTCTCACCAACACGACGTCCGCACCATCGTTGtcttcctccgccgccgccgccaaccaaGCCGATACCGAGGCGGGAAGTCACACAAGCTCCCAGGCGGAAGGCCTCAACTGGTTCCTCCAATCCCCGTCCTGGACCATTGTGTTTCAACGATCGCCTCCGAACTCCGttccgcccgccgccgtcttcaccaaCTTCGTCCGCGGCTTACAGTCCTGGCTCGTCCGCTTCCTCCACCGGGGCCACAACCCCTTCATCCACCGCCAGCTCTACTCCGAGACAACGCTGCCCCAGTGCATGCAGGACGCctacgccgccgtcgccatcgtccaGACCGTCACCCCGGACAAcgagcacgtcgtcgacgccgtgtcCAACAGCTTCGTCCTGAATCTGCTGGCCGCCCACTCCACGGCCGACCCGTCGGCCTTTATGCCCTTGCTCTCCACGAAGCAGCACCTCGCCCGCACCCAGGCCCTCCTGATACACCTCTTGCTGTCTCTCTTCTCGCCCTCCATCTCCCGCcgggccaaggccgagagcCTGATAGACACAGCCCGTCTGTGGGCCCGCCAGCTCTGGGAGTCGGCCGCGTTGGACgccacctcgtcgcccgtcttCCCGAACGCGCTGTCCGTGTCGTGTGACACGGCGCTCGAgaacgacgacgtcgtctcgAGCCTCTACCGGGCCTTCATCCTCTCCGAGTCTATCCACCGCACCTTCCTGCTCACGAGCATCGTCACCGGTGTCTACACCAGCCTCAAGACGACGTGGACCCATGGCTGCGCCGGGGACGTTTGCATCACGATGCGCGGGGATCTCTGGGAGGCCCCGTCGGCCGCCCGGTGGGAGGCCATCGCCAGGAAGGATGATCCGCTGTATCTCTACAGTCTTAAGGGACAGACCTTTCTGTCGCGCGGCATACGAGCCGCGGAGGTCGACGAGTACGCTCGGCTGCTCTTCACTGTGCTGTGGGGGCTGGAAAAGGTTGAGCACTGGGTTGTCAGCACCGGCGACGCTGTCTCTGTGATATACTGA